A single region of the Triticum dicoccoides isolate Atlit2015 ecotype Zavitan chromosome 2B, WEW_v2.0, whole genome shotgun sequence genome encodes:
- the LOC119360930 gene encoding uncharacterized protein LOC119360930 → MARLPLSARRGRRNAIFLNLTTSIMLVYYYVWFMFSLAYRRKCWQIERRIKIRELGGENLYRLIGESDAMCISQLHMDRRTFHILCEMVRDVGGLKGTRNTSLEEIVASFLYVLSHHLKNRTVGKFFYRSPEPISRNFNACLLAVLKLHHVLLKKPEHIPEDCTDDKWKYFKNFLGALDGTHIGVTVPANLKGRYRSRLGDIDTNVLGVCAPDMQFIYILPGWEGSTHDGRVLRDAISRPNGLRVPEGQYYLVDARYANAKGFLARYRGQRYHLGGWTPQNPPHNAE, encoded by the exons ATGGCTCGTCTTCCTTTAAGTGCGAGGCGTGGAAGGAgaaatgcaatatttttgaatctgACCACTTCCATTATGCTTGTATACTATTATGTGTGGTTCATGTTTTCATTAGCTTATAGGAGAAAATGTTGGCAAATAGAAAGGAGAATTAAAATTAGAGAGTTAGGGGGAGAGAACTTGTATCGACTAATTGGTGAGAGCGACGCTATGTGTATAAGTCAACTTCATATGGATAGGAGAACATTTCATATATTATGTGAGATGGTGAGAGATGTTGGTGGTCTAAAGGGTACAAGGAACACATCATTAGAGGAGATAGTGGCATCATTCTTGTATGTGTTATCACACCATCTCAAAAATAGGACAGTAGGAAAATTCTTCTATCGAAGCCCTGAGCCAATTAGTAGAAACTTCAACGCTTGTCTTCTAGCTGTCTTGAAGCTGCACCATGTGTTACTTAAGAAGCCTGAACATATACCCGAGGATTGCACCGATGATAAGTGGAAGTATTTCAAG AATTTCCTTGGAGCATTAGATGGCACACACATAGGCGTAACAGTCCCAGCTAATTTGAAAGGAAGGTATCGATCAAGGTTGGGTGATATAGATACAAATGTGTTAGGTGTATGTGCACCTGACATGCAATTCATCTACATATTACCCGGTTGGGAAGGTTCTACACATGATGGTCGGGTTCTTAGGGATGCCATCTCACGGCCAAATGGGTTGCGTGTCCCCGAAGGCCAATATTATCTTGTCGATGCTCGCTACGCAAACGCGAAAGGATTTTTAGCTCGATATCGAGGTCAAAGGTATCACTTGGGTGGTTGGACACCACAAAATCCACCTCATAACGCAGAATAA